The genomic interval CTCAAAGCGGTGACTGGAGTCCGCTGGACCCCAACGCAGTGCCGGTGGCTGAGTTGACAGAAGAAATCGGCGCGGAGGACGTCCGGTATCTGGAGCATTTGTTGGATGAAGTTGTATCGAACGCCTCCGAGGTCATCACGGAAAATGATCTCGCGGGCAAACGGCTCTCGGCCGACCAAATCGGGCAAGACTTCGCCGCACTCGTGGTGAGCGGAGAAGGCTTGGTCCAGAATGTTGCACGGCAACTGGCTCTCGTATGGCCAGCCCAACCGCAGCAGGTCGGTAACGCGGGAGCCGAATTGTTGGCGCGTGCTCAGGCTGTGGAGCAGATTGAACCGGTCCAGTCCGATCAGCTCGCCGAAGCAACCGCCACTGTTTTGCAGTGGGTTGACGCCGCCCAGAGGGTCGCAGATTCCGTTGGTCAGAGATGGCAGGAAATCACTGAGGTTGCCCGAAATCGTGGAACTCAGTCCCAGCCGACTCGGCGATAACGCCTGTGAACGTCTGAAAGGTTGAAAACAGATTCGCCGGTCTCGTCCATCCTGCCGGCTCCCCAAAATCTGGATTCACTGCACAATCCGCTCGTTCTCTCAACGCCCTCCCTTGTTGAGAACGGGCGGATTTTTTTTGCTTGCCGTTCGGTCACTTCCTCCCAAGGAACTTGGCATACCCGTAATGGGATTCGCCAGAATTCCTTCCTGCTGGGATTTCTGGCGAAACCCACTACGACAACGACTGAAGATGCATCCCTCAGCCGTACAGACGCTTGCGTTTCGAATTCGCAACACGCTTGGCGGGGCACGCTATCGACTTGGAAAGTCGTGCGACGATCGTTCGGCTCTCCGAGTCGAAAACGAACACTATCGTGAGCCCAAACAAAAACCAAACGCTAGCGTTTGAAAGTTCGAAAACTCGAGTCAATCTTACCCAGTTTGCCAGCTCGGCTCTTTGCCGTTCTTGTTCGACGTTTTCATGTTGAAAACTTGTCCGTCATCCTTTGCCAAATCGTTACAGATCGCTTACTCTTTGCGGCCAATACGTTCACGTCGCTGGCGTTGAACGATGCATCGCATTAGACAGCGATGTGTGGCTGCATTTGTAGGAATCCAAAAGGAGTTTGGCGATGAGCACGCGAATCAAAATCAGTCAGGCGGAAGAAGACGCTCGTTTGCGTAACGAGCGATTGGACCTCAGTATCGCTGAGATGGGTTTGTCCGTACGGACGACCAATTGTTTGGAGGAAACGGGCATTCTGACCGTCCGTGACCTGTTGCATGCGACGCCAAAACGTTTGCTGGGGATCAGCAATTTTGGCGAAAAGACTCTCGGCGAAGTCTACGGAGCCTTGGAAGAGCTGGGGTTCTATCGCCCCAGCCGCCAACCACGTTGAGCCTAGCAGGCGACGCTGCGTAGCATTTTGACAGTCCAAAATACCAGCACGAAACGCAAGCGAGTGAATTTTGCGAGTCACTCGCTTGCGCTTCGTGCTGGTAAGTGCCGCGTTTGAGCATATGAATGCTTCACAGCGTTGCCGATAGGGGGCAAGGGGCGTGTCGGCCGCGATTCGGCTGACGTAGAATCTGAGGCGTCCAGACGGCGTCTTTCCCCAATGCTTGGGCGCCATCGTCATGGACCCAACGCCCCCTGCACAAAGATGTGCGAAACGCCTCTGCACAACGATGTGCGATCCCTCACTGCCGAATTCCTCCCCCGTCGTCGATCATGTTTCGTTTTCCCCGTCCATGGAGCAAGAAGCGGGGTAAGCGATTTGTGGGAACGCAGCTGCGCAGCATCCTTTGGGAGGTCGCGTTCTACTCCGGCGTATTCATGCTCGGCGTGTTTGTTCTCTCGCTGGTATTGCTGAACCGGTTTTCTCCTGAGACCACCCAAGACCTGAGCGTCGATGCATTAGAGGACAATAGTCTGAGCGTGTGGGTGTTTAGCATCCTGGCCCTGGCGGCGATGGGCAGCGGTGCGGGCGGCATGCTGTATCGATTGATGAGCGTGGGTGCCAGCAGTGAACGACGCTCGGCGATGGCCAACCGAGCCGGATCGATTGAGTTGATCGTTCCCAGCAGCGATGACATCGCACGGCTGCCAAGTGTCCCGCGTGGCGCGGCGTTGACGGACAGTCCTGGCGAGCGTTTGACCTATCGCTTGGCGTCAGAGAATTCGCAAGCCGGAGAGTTGATGGGACCGGCAATTCTGGCCCTATTGTGGAACACCGTTTGGTTCATTTTGTTGGCCGTCGTGGTGTTGGGATTTTGGTACGGAAGTCCTCGGTACATTTTGGCCGGACTGTTGGTGCCCTTTGGCACGATCGGCTACTGGTCCTTTCGCTATTTTCTTTCTCATCTACGGCGATTCGCTGGGATTGGTCCCACAATCGTCGAGATCAGCGACCATCCGTTCTACGCGGGCCACAAGTATCGCGTGCATGTTTCACAGGCCGGTCGGCTGAAATTCAGGTCGCTGTCGGTGCGTTTTGTGTGCGAAGAAGAAACGATTTTTGCGCAGGGAACGGACGTTCGGGTCGAGCGCCATGAGGTTTTTACCCAAGAACTGTGCGATGAAAAGAATGTACGAGTTGACCCGGAGGTGCCTTGGGAACAACAATTCACCTTGGATCTACCTCGCAACGCCATGCATTCGTTTGTGGGGGCTCACAACGCGATCCGCTGGAAAATCATTGTCACTGGAGAAGCACGGCCGTGGCCATCGTTCTGCCGAAACTTTCTCGTCGTCGTTCACCCTCCGGGCTTACCGCTGAGACGCAGCCCGCGGTGAACGTTGCGCTGTGTCGCGCCGACGGGATTTACCAAGGCGGCACGAACCTCGCGGCACGCTGGCGAGTCAGCCGCGTGACCCTGGATCAGCTGCAGGCGATCGAGATCTCTGTGCTGTGGTACACCGATGGCAAAGGGGACCAGGATCTACACGTCCATCACTTTGAGCGTCTGGATGAAAGCCAGATTCAACGGACCGGTCTGGCCGACGAGCACCGACTGACCTGTGAACTGCCGGCCACCCCGTTGAGTTATCATGGGCATCTGATCTCGGTTCGATGGTGTATCCGCATGCGTCTGTTCCTTTCGGACGGTCGTGAGATCGTCACAGAACAGCCTTTCTATTTGGCCGCGAGTTCGCCCTCGACGCTCGTTTGAGCATCGATTGTCCCCTACCGTTTGATTGCTCGACGGAGATTCCGGCGTGACGGATCGGTTCACCCCTCAGCCCACCAATCCGTTCGCGACTTCTCGCACAAGTCCAGGCGTCGTGCCGTACCGTTTTGCGCCCGGTCGTCGCGGCGGGAATCCGCAAGCCGCCAACATGCACCTGGAAACGTTGCTGGCGGCATTGAAGGAATGTCGGCGTGGTTTGATCGTCGGCCCCCACGGCACCGGCAAGACGACCCTGGTGCACAGCTTGCTGCCCAAATTGCAGCGGGCCTACCCGATGGTCTCGTTCAACCATCTGTCGTCAGACCCGAGTGATGGCTGGTTCAAACGCTTCATCGCGCGGCTGAAACACTATCGAAAGATACGGGGCGAAATGCTCCGACTGCCAGGCGACGGATTGTTGGTGGTTGACGGCTGGGAACAACTCAGTCGCTATTCCCGTTATCGT from Stieleria varia carries:
- a CDS encoding DNA-directed RNA polymerase subunit alpha C-terminal domain-containing protein — protein: MSTRIKISQAEEDARLRNERLDLSIAEMGLSVRTTNCLEETGILTVRDLLHATPKRLLGISNFGEKTLGEVYGALEELGFYRPSRQPR
- a CDS encoding ATP-binding protein; translated protein: MTDRFTPQPTNPFATSRTSPGVVPYRFAPGRRGGNPQAANMHLETLLAALKECRRGLIVGPHGTGKTTLVHSLLPKLQRAYPMVSFNHLSSDPSDGWFKRFIARLKHYRKIRGEMLRLPGDGLLVVDGWEQLSRYSRYRLARSAFLRNINLLATAHRRITGWTVVAETSTSPEMIQSLAGDLLAETPHEIKKLVADQIKSRRVSERTNVRELWFDMYDVVAKAQTESRRDKSFGEL